A segment of the Bacteroidales bacterium genome:
GCGGCAGGCATTTTCAAGAAGTTTTGTGAGAATGATGCGAAGCAATTCCCTGTCGGTATGTATCATCAAACCATCCTGCTGTTCTTCCGGGGGAACGAAAATCAGCTGCATCTCCTTTTCTGAGAATTTGTTTCTGATTTCAGCCGCAAGCTGTCTGAATAAGGTCGCTACATGAAAACTTTGAGGAAAGATTTCAACCTGGTTGGTTTCAATCTTTGCTACCAGTATAATCTTATCAATCAGGGATAAAAGATTGTCGCCTGCTTTTCTGATTATCGTCAAGTAAGAAAAATTGTGGGGGTCATTCCTGTTTTCTTTCAGTAAAAGGGAGGAAAATCCCAGAATGGCGTTCAGGGGTGTACGAATTTCGTGAGAAATGTTTGCCAGGAATGCTGATTTCAGATGATC
Coding sequences within it:
- a CDS encoding HAMP domain-containing histidine kinase, with protein sequence DHLKSAFLANISHEIRTPLNAILGFSSLLLKENRNDPHNFSYLTIIRKAGDNLLSLIDKIILVAKIETNQVEIFPQSFHVATLFRQLAAEIRNKFSEKEMQLIFVPPEEQQDGLMIHTDRELLRIILTKLLENACRFSERIQVRCTAGLPSDKMILFQIEDNGVGISTEKQKFLFNRFYKMESNDRFHQGLGLGLFIVKSLVELLRGKISFQSEQGRGTIFQFTIPSGEM